A segment of the Bdellovibrio bacteriovorus genome:
AAGACCTTTATGCGGGCATCGAACGCATGGTCGATGAGGACACTGCTGAAAGCATCAAGCGCATCACCCGCAAAGGTTCTGAGCGCATTGCCCGTTATGCTTACGATCTGGCTCAGAAAACCGGCAAGCCTCGCATGGCGATCGTGCACAAGGCCAACATCATGAAGCTTTCCGACGGTCTGTTCCTGAAAGTGGCACAGGAAGTGGGCTGGCAGTATCCAACCATCACCACCAAAGACGTTATCGTTGATAATGCCTGCATGCAGTTGGTGACCAAACCTCAGCAGTTTGACGTGATCGTGACTGAAAACCTTTACGGCGACATTCTTTCGGACCTGTGCGCGGGTCTGGTGGGCGGTCTGGGTGTGGTTCCAGGCGCAAACATCGGCGCAAATCACGCGATCTTTGAAGCGGTTCACGGTTCTGCTCCGGATATCGCAGGTCAAAACAAAGCCAATCCAACAGCCTTGCTGCAATCTGCAGTGATGATGCTTCAGCACGTGGGCGAAAACGCCAAAGCCGATGCGATCATGAAGGCCTTGATTGCCGCACTTTCTGACGTCAACGCAAGAACTGGTGACTTGGGTGGTAAAGGCACAACAGTGTCCTTCACCGACGCCATCATCCAGCGCCTGGGTCACTAATTATGACAAAGCCACTGATGATCTCTCCGGTTCGCACAGCGATCTTCCATCAAGGTGGGGATCTGGTGGATTTCATCCTGGCTCATGTCGAAAAATCCCAATGGCAGGAAGGAGTCCTTCTTGCCATCACCTCCAAAGTGATCTCTCTGGCGGAAAACCGCCTGGTTCCTTTAAACAGCATCGACAAAAAAGACCTGATCCGCCGCGAGGCTGATCACTACCTGGGTGAAATCGGTCACGGCGTGTCCTTGACGATCAAAGAAGGTCTGCTGTTGCCTGCGGCCGGGATTGATGAATCCAATTCTGAAAACGGCGACTATATCCTGTACCCGCAGGATCCCTATCTTTCTGCGGAAAAACTGCGCCGGTCCCTTTGCGAGCGCACAGGACTTAAAAACCTGGGTATCATCGTAACGGATTCCCACACCAGTCCTTTGCGCAACGGTGTGACCGGTATTGCCCTGTCCTTTGCAGGCTTTGATCCAGTTCGCAATATGGTGGGTGAAAAGGACATCTTTGGCCGTGAACTGAAGATGACCAAGATCAATCTCGCCGACAGTCTGGCTGTCTCGGCAGTTTTGATGATGGGTGAAGCGGCGGAACGCTGTCCGCTGGCCCTGATCCT
Coding sequences within it:
- a CDS encoding coenzyme F420-0:L-glutamate ligase, translating into MTKPLMISPVRTAIFHQGGDLVDFILAHVEKSQWQEGVLLAITSKVISLAENRLVPLNSIDKKDLIRREADHYLGEIGHGVSLTIKEGLLLPAAGIDESNSENGDYILYPQDPYLSAEKLRRSLCERTGLKNLGIIVTDSHTSPLRNGVTGIALSFAGFDPVRNMVGEKDIFGRELKMTKINLADSLAVSAVLMMGEAAERCPLALILNAPVTFNENPRREDLQFAPEDDMYLPLYKHLMK
- a CDS encoding isocitrate/isopropylmalate dehydrogenase family protein → MMKLTVIPGDGIGPEIMTQVVRVLKHVHAPFEYEEHQAGEVALNSVGELLPQTTIDSINKTKLAIKGPTTTPVGGGHKSINVTMRQKFDLYANVRPVRSLPGVHCVCSDVDLTIVRENTEDLYAGIERMVDEDTAESIKRITRKGSERIARYAYDLAQKTGKPRMAIVHKANIMKLSDGLFLKVAQEVGWQYPTITTKDVIVDNACMQLVTKPQQFDVIVTENLYGDILSDLCAGLVGGLGVVPGANIGANHAIFEAVHGSAPDIAGQNKANPTALLQSAVMMLQHVGENAKADAIMKALIAALSDVNARTGDLGGKGTTVSFTDAIIQRLGH